GAAAAGAAGTACGAATCCCCGTTCGAAACCACGATCAATACGACGGATCTTACGGACGGACCGCACACCCTGACCGGCCTCTACACGATTTCGGACGGTGATGACAATTTGTTTTCTTCACTGGACCGGACGTTCAGCATCGATTTCACCGTGGATAACGGCGCGCCCGTCAGTGCCGCCGAAGTTTCCGGCGATACGTCCGCCCATGCGGGCTTGACCGTTCCGGGCCATTTGGCGGATCAGGAAAATAACGGCACGGGTACGGAAGGGACCTCTCTCACCGGAACCGAAGCCGGCAATGACACGAACCTCGAAACGTCCGGATCTTCGACCGGCACGAGCACCGAAACCGGCGCCGCGGCCGACGGAACGACCGGGACCTCCGCCGATACGGGGACGGGAACTTCGACCGGAACCTCGACGGACACCACCGGAGCAGGCACGATTGCCGCGGGCAATCCTTCCGCCACGCCCACGGCTCCGGCCGGAACAACGACGACTCCCACGACGGTTTAAGCCGTCCGCATTCTTCGGGAATAAAAAAGCCCGGCCTTTTCAGGCCGGGCTTTTTTTGTTCTCGCGGGTTCTTCGGAAAAAGGATAAGGCCGCGTTTACACGCGGGCGTGGCGCCCGAGACCGAGGACGTTCTTGAAGAAATACCGGAGGCGCGGCCGGATTTCCCACATGAAGGCGTACACCAGCGAAGAAGGCATGAATGTCAGGAAATAATACTGCAGGTTTTTGAAGGTCGGCTTGTTGGACATGGCCATGAGCAGCTTCAGCTCCTCGCGCGCTTTCTCCGGCTGGTTCTGCTTGAGAAAGAGAGAAATGCGCCATTCGCGGTACTGGCGCAGTGATTTGGTTTCAGCCGCGGACCGCGTGGCACGGTAGAGAAGCGCGTCGTTCAAGGACGTGTTGTTCGAATTGTGAATCCGGTAATAAACCAGGCATTCCGGAACCATGACCAGGCGCAGGCCGGCTTTGAAAAATCGCAGCCACATGGCCGTATCTTCGGCCATCATGCGGTCCGTGGGATAGCCGCCCACATACTGCCAGGCTGCTTTCGAAAAGCAGGTCGCGGGGTGATAAAGGAAATTTTCGAGCGGCATCATCCGGCGCACCGTGCGCGCATCCGGAAGCTCGAGATCAAGAACCTGCTTCCCGGTTTCGTCCATCACCGTGATCCAGGACGAAAAGAAAGTCAGATAGTCCCGCTCCGTACGCAGGATGGCGTGCTTCATCCGTTTCAAATGATGCTGTTTGTAGGAATCGTCCGAATCGATCCGGGCGATCCACTCGCCTTTGGCGGTCTCGATGCCGCGGTTCAGGCTTCCCGCGATGTGAAGATTGTACGGATTGTGCAGGACCCGTATCCGGGGATTGCGGGCCGCATATTCATCGACGATCTCCGCCGTGCGGTCCCGCGACGCGTCGTTGATGATGATCAGCTCCCAGTCGGTCTCGCTTTGCTCCAGGACGCTCTCAATGGCCTGCGCAACGTACCGCTCGCCGTTGTACACCGGAAGGATGACGGAAAAAAAAGGCGTCTCGTTCATGCGGCTATCCCTTCTTCCTTGCGCAGCGCCTGATACCAGGCCGCGAATTTACGAATGCCTTCGGCAAACGGCGTCGCGGGCGAAAAGCCCAGCATGTCCCTTGCCTTCGAGATGTCCGCGTAGGTTTTTTCCACGTCTCCGGGCTGCTGCGGCAGCCGTTTCAGGCGCGCGCGGCGGCCGAGCGCCTGCTCCAGCGTCTCGACCATCTGGGTCAGCGTGACCGTCTGGGAACCGCCCAGATTGAGGACGTGATAGCTTTTCTTCGCTTCCGAAAAATTCCGGTCGAGCGCCTTCACGATGCCGTCCACGATGTCTTCGACGTAGGTGTAATCGCGCTGCGTGGCGCCGTCCCCGTAGAACGGGATCTCCGCGTCTTCGAGCATCAGCTTGGCGAATTTGTAAATAGCCAGATCCGGCCGCTGGCCCGGCCCGTAG
This Verrucomicrobiia bacterium DNA region includes the following protein-coding sequences:
- a CDS encoding glycosyltransferase family 2 protein; translation: MNETPFFSVILPVYNGERYVAQAIESVLEQSETDWELIIINDASRDRTAEIVDEYAARNPRIRVLHNPYNLHIAGSLNRGIETAKGEWIARIDSDDSYKQHHLKRMKHAILRTERDYLTFFSSWITVMDETGKQVLDLELPDARTVRRMMPLENFLYHPATCFSKAAWQYVGGYPTDRMMAEDTAMWLRFFKAGLRLVMVPECLVYYRIHNSNNTSLNDALLYRATRSAAETKSLRQYREWRISLFLKQNQPEKAREELKLLMAMSNKPTFKNLQYYFLTFMPSSLVYAFMWEIRPRLRYFFKNVLGLGRHARV